A genomic stretch from Gardnerella leopoldii includes:
- a CDS encoding HAD-IIA family hydrolase, with amino-acid sequence MQVETKKNFSSCNRPLSDAFRLALLDLDGVVYRGGNAVEYASDSILFAQKNGMAIEYTTNNSSRFQSVVAKQLESFGLKVEPWQIITSSVVAARMVARNVEKGSKVLVLGAEHLRQEVQRVGLELVDSCEDNPKAVIQGWYPQMTWQEMAEVSFAVEHGAKYFVTNRDLTIPREHGIAPGCGSMIQAVINATGVEPISSAGKPESAMYDEARFLVAANAKHDDSECEEYTEKDEYGNPVISIEHSLAVGDRLDTDIEAGTRGGYASLLVLTGVTDPRMLMLAPKHLRPSFVSKDLRGLNESHNAPERVNGTTFTCEDAIARVVNNNIIEVNNTNDCNALRAACALAWSLQDCGENMENYTLPEFSL; translated from the coding sequence ATGCAAGTTGAAACGAAAAAGAATTTTTCTTCATGTAATCGTCCGTTAAGCGATGCATTTCGTCTAGCACTGCTTGATTTAGATGGTGTTGTATATCGTGGTGGAAATGCTGTTGAATATGCGTCTGATTCCATTTTGTTTGCGCAAAAAAATGGAATGGCAATTGAATACACAACTAATAATTCTTCGCGTTTCCAATCTGTTGTTGCAAAACAACTGGAAAGTTTTGGTTTAAAAGTAGAACCATGGCAGATTATAACGTCTTCTGTTGTTGCAGCAAGAATGGTAGCTCGCAATGTTGAGAAAGGATCTAAAGTTCTTGTTCTCGGCGCTGAACATTTGCGTCAAGAAGTGCAACGCGTAGGATTAGAGCTTGTAGATTCGTGCGAAGATAATCCTAAAGCTGTTATTCAAGGCTGGTATCCTCAAATGACTTGGCAAGAAATGGCGGAAGTTTCTTTCGCTGTTGAGCATGGTGCAAAATATTTCGTTACTAACCGCGACTTAACTATTCCAAGAGAGCATGGTATTGCTCCTGGATGCGGTTCCATGATTCAAGCTGTTATTAATGCTACGGGTGTGGAGCCTATTTCGTCTGCTGGAAAACCAGAATCTGCAATGTATGATGAAGCAAGGTTTTTGGTTGCTGCTAATGCTAAGCATGATGATTCTGAATGTGAAGAATACACTGAAAAAGACGAGTATGGGAATCCTGTAATTAGTATTGAGCATTCATTAGCAGTTGGAGATCGTTTAGATACTGATATTGAGGCTGGGACAAGAGGAGGCTATGCTTCTTTACTTGTTCTTACTGGAGTTACAGATCCTCGCATGCTTATGCTTGCACCAAAACATTTGCGTCCAAGTTTTGTTTCTAAAGACTTGCGAGGATTAAACGAATCTCATAATGCTCCTGAACGCGTTAACGGTACTACTTTTACTTGTGAAGATGCTATAGCAAGAGTTGTGAATAATAATATTATTGAAGTTAATAACACCAACGATTGCAATGCTTTGAGAGCTGCTTGTGCGCTGGCATGGAGTTTGCAAGATTGCGGTGAAAATATGGAAAATTATACTCTTCCGGAGTTTTCCTTATGA
- a CDS encoding TlyA family RNA methyltransferase: MTVNEDLSKLSNSNISQRLDCALVKRGLAESRTTAQRLIRAGVVSVDNRNITKSSFLVNNSHAITINESKNTQSCIRYVSRGALKLEGAFEAFSKNGLTTSKSTKALDIGASTGGFCDVLLQRGVHSVIALDVGHGQLHPKIANNSHVIEMSGVNIRNVYEENLPYKPNLIVSDVSFISLTLVIPVISRIAQLHADIVLLVKPQFEVGKGNLGKGGIVTDETLKIKALETIKSCANQNGLKVISSCESPIEGTHGNTEYLLYARYEK; encoded by the coding sequence ATGACTGTAAATGAGGATTTAAGTAAACTTTCAAATAGCAATATTTCACAACGTTTAGATTGCGCTTTGGTTAAGCGTGGTTTAGCAGAAAGTAGGACAACTGCTCAGCGTTTAATTCGTGCTGGCGTAGTGAGTGTTGACAATCGAAATATTACAAAATCCTCATTTTTAGTAAACAATTCACATGCAATAACAATCAATGAATCAAAAAATACGCAATCTTGTATTAGATACGTTTCTCGCGGAGCGCTTAAGTTAGAAGGTGCCTTCGAAGCGTTTTCTAAAAATGGTTTAACTACTTCCAAATCAACTAAAGCTCTAGATATAGGTGCATCAACGGGCGGTTTTTGCGACGTTCTTTTGCAAAGAGGCGTTCATTCTGTAATAGCTTTAGATGTTGGTCATGGTCAATTACATCCAAAAATAGCTAACAATTCACATGTAATTGAAATGAGCGGTGTAAATATTCGAAATGTGTACGAAGAAAACTTGCCATATAAGCCAAATCTTATAGTTTCTGACGTTTCTTTTATTTCTCTAACGCTTGTTATTCCAGTAATTTCTAGAATAGCTCAATTGCATGCAGATATTGTGCTTTTAGTTAAGCCGCAATTTGAAGTAGGAAAAGGAAACCTTGGAAAAGGTGGAATAGTAACTGACGAAACTTTAAAAATTAAAGCTTTAGAAACAATAAAAAGTTGTGCAAATCAAAACGGTCTAAAGGTTATCTCCTCTTGTGAATCTCCTATTGAAGGAACACATGGCAATACGGAGTATCTTCTTTATGCGCGTTACGAGAAATAA
- a CDS encoding NAD kinase, translated as MQEHFDTNSASAARRALVVTHARIDVHSNVVNQVKTQLIKAGFVVDVFNSASVSDFAKKTTRIVDENTEIVVVLGGDGTMLQAAELVHCTTVPIIGINLGHVGFLAEFESFQINDAIRRIANKDYTIDRRMEAHVDVWLPGESEPLSDWALNDITLDREDRGRMVELSIRVDDVEMSSFGCDGVIVSTPTGSTAYAFSAGGSIMWPNVEALQLVPLAAHALFARPLIIGAGSTFTIDILNESSSGGWICCDGRRQRALPQGSRIQVRQSKDELLLARLSGAPFTKRLVTKFDLPIVGWREHNNNSLK; from the coding sequence ATGCAGGAACATTTCGATACTAATTCCGCTTCGGCGGCTCGTCGTGCTCTTGTAGTTACTCACGCTAGGATCGATGTTCACAGTAATGTGGTAAATCAAGTCAAGACTCAACTTATTAAAGCTGGATTCGTTGTTGACGTATTCAACAGTGCTTCTGTGTCTGATTTTGCTAAAAAAACTACTCGTATAGTTGACGAAAATACAGAAATAGTTGTGGTACTTGGGGGAGATGGCACCATGCTTCAGGCTGCTGAGTTAGTGCATTGTACTACTGTTCCAATTATCGGCATAAATCTTGGCCATGTTGGTTTTTTGGCAGAATTCGAAAGTTTTCAAATTAATGATGCTATTCGTAGAATTGCAAACAAGGATTACACTATTGACAGGAGAATGGAAGCTCATGTAGATGTGTGGCTTCCTGGCGAAAGCGAGCCTTTAAGTGATTGGGCGTTGAACGATATAACTCTTGATCGCGAAGACAGAGGTCGAATGGTAGAACTTTCAATACGAGTAGACGATGTTGAAATGTCATCTTTTGGTTGCGATGGTGTAATAGTTTCAACTCCTACTGGTTCCACAGCTTACGCATTTTCAGCAGGTGGATCAATTATGTGGCCAAATGTAGAAGCATTGCAATTAGTGCCATTAGCTGCTCATGCTCTTTTTGCGCGTCCTCTAATTATTGGTGCCGGTTCTACTTTTACTATTGACATTCTTAATGAATCGTCTTCTGGAGGTTGGATTTGTTGCGACGGTAGAAGACAGCGTGCGCTCCCTCAGGGATCAAGGATTCAAGTTCGTCAATCAAAAGATGAGCTATTATTAGCTAGACTTTCTGGCGCTCCTTTTACGAAGCGTTTAGTTACAAAATTTGATTTGCCAATAGTTGGATGGCGTGAGCACAATAATAATTCTTTAAAATGA
- the recN gene encoding DNA repair protein RecN — MLEELEIRNLGPISHALITPSSHMTAITGETGAGKSMLLSAIKLISGSKAEVARISPNAKEAWVQGIFSIPKTSELVDAVGKSGIELEPSENDENKSDMYVSRTVPQEGRSRATISGFAVPKTVLEQVCSRLIVIHGQSDQLRIATNSKQRELLDTVSKNSELLKQYACAYQAWKDAKETCNRLENQASSSRQRADYLRESLARIRDVNPLPNEDKELRAKRERIENSAQIVKAVSIALASLDSSQIDCGASESSEDACFLVDKASQALRNIRVDDSFNSIANQLDDIHAQLDDIVMQLAQQLDIDVSEKDLDDLNSRIHDLTDLTRRWGPTLDDVLDWSEKAQFELEDLDDSPEAIAKARAKCAQRYDDALKLAEELYKTRLNAAHDFGTLVSEELNSLAMPGAQLIISVNKRCEDLSGSIPLDANGCDDVEFLFRPFPASSDLPMSKSASGGELSRLMLAIELVIAKLTDCDEENMTFIFDEVDSGVGGVAAVELGKRLAQLSKHAQVIVVTHLAQVASFADVQFAVQKNLVENDDNSENSSFAKVANTSVIELNDLMREQEIARMLDGSESKTSLEHARELLNASRKIIDGFTK, encoded by the coding sequence GTGCTTGAAGAGTTAGAAATACGTAATCTTGGGCCAATTTCACATGCGCTTATTACTCCTTCGTCTCACATGACAGCTATTACGGGCGAAACAGGTGCCGGAAAGTCAATGCTTTTAAGTGCTATCAAGCTTATTTCTGGATCCAAAGCAGAAGTTGCAAGGATTTCTCCAAATGCTAAAGAAGCGTGGGTCCAAGGCATATTTAGTATTCCTAAAACAAGTGAATTAGTAGATGCTGTTGGCAAATCCGGTATTGAATTAGAGCCTTCAGAAAATGACGAAAATAAATCAGATATGTATGTTTCTAGAACAGTACCACAAGAAGGTCGTTCAAGAGCAACAATTTCTGGTTTCGCAGTACCAAAAACAGTTCTTGAACAAGTATGTTCTCGATTGATAGTGATTCATGGACAAAGTGACCAATTACGCATAGCAACAAATTCAAAACAACGCGAATTGCTTGATACTGTATCTAAAAATAGTGAATTACTTAAGCAATACGCATGTGCGTATCAAGCGTGGAAAGATGCTAAAGAAACATGTAACCGACTAGAAAATCAAGCGTCTTCTTCACGGCAACGTGCAGATTACCTTAGAGAATCATTAGCGCGAATACGAGATGTGAATCCTCTCCCTAATGAAGATAAAGAATTGCGCGCAAAAAGAGAAAGAATTGAGAATTCTGCTCAAATTGTCAAAGCAGTGAGCATTGCGCTCGCATCCCTTGATTCCAGTCAAATAGATTGTGGTGCTTCAGAATCATCTGAAGATGCTTGTTTCCTTGTAGATAAAGCTTCTCAAGCATTACGAAATATTCGTGTAGATGATTCTTTCAATTCTATTGCAAATCAACTTGACGATATTCATGCTCAACTTGACGATATCGTAATGCAGCTTGCTCAACAGTTGGATATCGATGTAAGTGAAAAAGATTTAGATGATTTAAATTCTCGTATTCATGATCTTACTGATTTAACTCGTAGGTGGGGCCCAACATTAGATGATGTACTTGATTGGTCCGAAAAAGCTCAGTTTGAACTTGAAGATTTAGATGATTCTCCTGAAGCTATTGCCAAAGCGCGTGCTAAATGTGCTCAACGATATGATGATGCTCTTAAACTTGCTGAAGAATTATATAAAACTCGTTTAAATGCAGCTCATGATTTTGGCACTTTAGTTAGTGAAGAATTAAACTCTTTGGCCATGCCAGGTGCTCAATTAATTATCAGTGTAAATAAGCGTTGCGAAGATTTATCTGGTTCTATTCCGCTTGATGCTAACGGATGTGATGATGTAGAGTTTTTGTTCCGACCATTTCCTGCTTCTTCAGATTTGCCGATGAGCAAAAGTGCTTCTGGTGGTGAATTAAGTAGGCTTATGCTTGCAATTGAGCTTGTTATTGCGAAGTTGACAGATTGCGACGAAGAAAATATGACATTTATTTTCGACGAAGTAGATTCTGGTGTTGGTGGTGTTGCGGCAGTAGAGCTAGGTAAACGTTTGGCTCAACTTTCTAAACATGCTCAAGTTATTGTTGTTACTCATTTAGCTCAGGTTGCTTCTTTTGCAGATGTACAATTTGCAGTACAAAAAAATCTTGTTGAAAATGACGATAATAGCGAGAATAGCTCTTTTGCTAAAGTTGCAAATACTTCTGTTATTGAGCTTAATGATTTGATGCGTGAACAAGAGATTGCTAGGATGCTTGATGGAAGTGAATCAAAAACTTCACTAGAACATGCTCGTGAACTATTGAATGCAAGTAGGAAGATCATTGATGGATTTACAAAATAA
- a CDS encoding HAD family hydrolase, producing MDLQNNSSIVAAIFDFDGTLLDSLSVWDDIDRVSFAKRGMSVPSIFASTTATMNPRQIAEYVIKNYGFTDSPEALMKEWSDMAFDAYANHLPLRKGAYEYVHYLHSNGVKLFLATTLSKRLCIPALKRVGIFDCFDFLHFGEDLSEKGKHSPKTYTDIANQLKADPAECIVFEDSATALCSAQQAGMQTCGVVDNSNVKIDLDSSFNKCLAVFSDFSFAPKISDIS from the coding sequence ATGGATTTACAAAATAATTCGTCTATTGTTGCAGCGATTTTTGATTTTGACGGCACATTACTTGATTCTTTAAGCGTTTGGGATGATATTGATCGAGTAAGTTTTGCGAAACGTGGTATGAGCGTTCCCTCAATCTTTGCTAGTACAACTGCAACAATGAATCCTAGACAAATTGCAGAATATGTTATTAAAAATTACGGGTTCACTGATTCTCCTGAAGCTTTGATGAAGGAGTGGTCAGATATGGCTTTTGACGCTTATGCTAATCATCTTCCGCTAAGAAAAGGCGCGTATGAATATGTGCATTATTTGCATTCTAATGGTGTAAAGCTTTTTCTTGCCACAACTCTTTCTAAACGCTTGTGTATTCCAGCTTTAAAAAGAGTTGGTATTTTTGATTGTTTTGATTTTCTTCATTTTGGAGAAGATTTATCTGAAAAAGGTAAGCATAGTCCTAAAACTTATACCGATATTGCTAATCAGCTTAAAGCAGATCCAGCTGAATGCATAGTTTTTGAAGATTCTGCTACAGCTTTATGTTCAGCTCAGCAAGCTGGTATGCAAACATGCGGAGTAGTTGATAATTCAAACGTAAAAATTGATTTAGATTCGTCGTTTAATAAGTGTTTAGCAGTATTCTCTGATTTTTCTTTCGCTCCAAAAATCAGCGATATAAGTTGA
- the hpf gene encoding ribosome hibernation-promoting factor, HPF/YfiA family has protein sequence MEIVITGRHTQINQRFRDVVESKMNRVTAIAPDAQRVQIVLTHEGNPRQADTAKRVEITVVAGSTVIRAEASSTDQFSALDMALDKLTLRLRRTRDRRKDHRRGYTEMTPVDMGAVEPEIETTVEEPEENEVNSADAAVASDLGPGESVEVSVGDTPIVIRRKLHIAEPMSIDEALYEMELIGHDFFLFVNKETMRPSVVYRRHGWSYGVFEIDTPENVAKQK, from the coding sequence ATGGAAATCGTCATTACTGGTCGTCATACGCAGATTAATCAAAGGTTCCGTGACGTTGTAGAAAGTAAGATGAATCGTGTGACCGCCATTGCGCCTGATGCGCAGCGCGTGCAAATCGTGTTGACTCATGAAGGCAATCCAAGGCAGGCTGACACAGCAAAGCGAGTTGAAATCACTGTTGTTGCAGGAAGCACTGTGATTCGCGCAGAAGCTTCTAGCACTGATCAATTTAGCGCATTAGATATGGCGCTTGATAAGTTGACGCTTCGTTTGCGTCGTACTCGCGATCGTCGTAAGGATCATCGCCGTGGATATACGGAAATGACTCCTGTAGATATGGGTGCTGTAGAACCTGAGATTGAAACTACCGTTGAAGAGCCAGAAGAAAATGAGGTTAATAGCGCAGATGCTGCTGTTGCTTCCGATTTAGGTCCTGGTGAATCTGTGGAAGTAAGTGTTGGCGACACTCCTATTGTGATTCGTCGTAAGCTACATATTGCAGAGCCTATGAGCATAGATGAGGCTTTGTATGAGATGGAGCTTATTGGACATGATTTCTTCCTGTTTGTAAACAAAGAAACTATGAGACCATCTGTAGTATATCGCAGACATGGTTGGAGCTATGGCGTGTTTGAAATTGATACACCTGAAAATGTTGCTAAGCAAAAGTAA
- the secA gene encoding preprotein translocase subunit SecA, whose translation MVDIVDKALRMGEGRQLKRLENVAKAVNALEDEISALSDEELKGQTAKFKQRLDNGAKLDDLMPEAFATVREVSKRTLGQRHFDVQLMGGAALHWGNIAEMKTGEGKTLVATLPSYLNALEGKGVHVVTVNDYLASYQSELMGRIYRFLGMSVGCIITDQQPPERRKQYNADITYGTNNEFGFDYLRDNMAWEKSELVQRGHHYAIVDEVDSILIDEARTPLIISGPAEGDVTHWYREFAKLVLKLTRDVDYEIDEKKKTAGILDPGIAKIEDYLGIDNLYEPSNTALIGYLNNALKAKELFLLDRDYVVTNGEVLIVDEHTGRVLPGRRYSEGLHQAIEAKENVEVKAENQTFATITLQNYFRMYDKLAGMTGTAETEAAEFMGTYKLGVLPIPSNRPVIRKDKDDLIFRTKKEKLTAIVRDVAERHAKGQPVLLGTASVESSEILSSLLDVARIPHQVLNAKQNAKEAAVVAVAGRKGAVTVATNMAGRGTDIMLGGNVEFLADAKLKADGYSPDDTPEEYEKRWPGVLAEVKEQVKDEHEEVKKLGGLYVLGTERHESRRIDNQLRGRSGRQGDPGESRFYLSLEDDLMRLFNTQLVARVMAKGLPEGEPIESKYVSNGVRTAQKTVEARNFEMRKNVLKYDDVMNKQRTVIYAERQMVLKGEDIHEDILKFISDTVESYVRGAMNGSDKPKNWDLDGLKDALNSVMPVLLDWDQVRETIINLKGEKAVSALRDLIVDSVVKVYSLVEDRLGADPLRQIERRVVLSVLDRKWREHLYEMDYLKDGIGLRGMGQRDPLVEYQREGYQMYNSMIEAIKEESIQLLFHIDVNQIASTEDISSDDELDEDVAQASSEVDAEDQAAGIVGPAPLSHAEGDVPLTMRPKNEEWKTPWSDGRTFPGTNKNDECPCGSGRKYKLCHGQNEAENEAE comes from the coding sequence GTGGTAGATATCGTCGATAAAGCCTTGCGTATGGGTGAAGGCCGTCAATTGAAGCGCCTTGAGAACGTAGCCAAGGCTGTGAATGCGTTGGAAGATGAAATTTCCGCGCTTTCCGATGAAGAATTGAAGGGTCAAACTGCTAAATTCAAGCAGCGTTTAGACAATGGTGCAAAGCTTGATGATTTGATGCCTGAAGCCTTCGCTACTGTGCGAGAGGTTTCAAAGCGTACGCTTGGCCAGCGTCATTTCGATGTGCAGCTTATGGGTGGTGCTGCATTGCATTGGGGCAATATTGCAGAAATGAAAACTGGTGAAGGTAAAACGTTGGTCGCTACTTTGCCAAGCTATCTGAATGCTTTGGAAGGCAAAGGCGTGCACGTTGTCACAGTCAACGATTACCTTGCTAGCTATCAAAGCGAACTTATGGGTCGTATTTATAGATTCCTTGGCATGAGCGTTGGCTGCATTATTACCGACCAGCAGCCACCTGAGCGTCGTAAGCAATACAATGCTGATATTACTTACGGTACAAATAATGAGTTTGGCTTCGATTACTTGCGCGATAATATGGCGTGGGAAAAGAGCGAACTTGTGCAACGCGGTCATCACTATGCAATTGTCGATGAGGTCGATTCCATTCTTATCGATGAGGCTCGTACGCCACTTATTATTTCAGGTCCTGCTGAAGGTGATGTAACTCATTGGTATCGTGAATTTGCAAAGCTTGTTTTGAAGCTTACTCGCGATGTTGATTACGAGATTGACGAAAAGAAAAAAACCGCAGGTATTCTTGATCCTGGCATTGCAAAAATTGAGGATTACTTGGGCATCGATAACCTTTATGAGCCAAGCAATACAGCTCTTATTGGTTATTTGAATAACGCTTTGAAAGCTAAGGAGCTTTTCCTTCTAGATCGTGACTATGTTGTCACCAACGGCGAAGTTTTGATTGTCGATGAGCATACTGGTCGTGTTCTTCCAGGTCGTCGTTATAGCGAGGGCTTGCATCAAGCAATTGAAGCTAAAGAAAATGTGGAAGTTAAGGCAGAAAATCAGACTTTTGCTACTATTACTTTGCAAAACTATTTCCGCATGTACGACAAGCTTGCTGGTATGACTGGTACTGCTGAGACTGAAGCTGCAGAGTTCATGGGAACTTACAAGCTTGGTGTTCTTCCAATTCCTTCCAATCGTCCAGTAATTCGTAAAGATAAGGACGATTTGATCTTCCGCACAAAGAAAGAAAAGCTTACTGCTATCGTGCGCGATGTTGCTGAACGCCATGCTAAAGGACAGCCTGTGTTGCTTGGTACAGCTTCTGTTGAATCTTCTGAGATTCTTTCTTCACTCCTTGACGTTGCTCGCATTCCTCACCAGGTTTTGAATGCTAAGCAGAATGCTAAGGAAGCTGCTGTTGTTGCTGTTGCTGGTCGTAAGGGTGCTGTAACTGTTGCTACTAACATGGCAGGTCGTGGTACTGATATTATGCTTGGTGGCAATGTTGAATTCTTGGCTGATGCAAAGTTGAAGGCTGATGGTTATTCTCCAGACGATACTCCTGAAGAATATGAGAAGCGTTGGCCAGGCGTTTTAGCTGAAGTTAAAGAGCAAGTTAAAGACGAGCATGAAGAAGTTAAGAAGCTTGGTGGCTTGTATGTTCTTGGCACTGAGCGTCACGAATCTCGTCGTATTGATAACCAGCTTCGAGGTCGATCTGGTCGTCAGGGCGATCCTGGCGAATCTCGCTTCTACTTGAGCTTGGAAGATGATTTGATGCGCCTGTTCAACACTCAGCTTGTTGCTCGTGTTATGGCTAAGGGATTGCCAGAAGGCGAACCAATTGAGTCTAAGTACGTTTCTAACGGTGTGCGTACGGCACAGAAGACTGTTGAAGCTCGTAACTTTGAAATGCGTAAGAACGTTTTGAAGTATGACGATGTTATGAATAAGCAGCGTACTGTGATTTATGCAGAGCGTCAGATGGTTCTTAAGGGTGAAGATATTCACGAGGACATCTTGAAGTTCATCAGTGACACCGTAGAAAGCTATGTGCGTGGCGCAATGAACGGTTCTGATAAGCCAAAGAATTGGGATTTGGACGGCTTAAAAGATGCTCTTAACTCTGTAATGCCTGTACTTCTTGATTGGGATCAGGTACGTGAAACTATTATCAATCTCAAGGGCGAAAAAGCTGTTTCTGCTTTGCGTGATTTGATCGTCGACAGTGTAGTAAAGGTTTACTCTCTCGTCGAAGATCGTCTCGGTGCTGATCCACTTCGTCAAATTGAACGTCGCGTTGTTCTTTCTGTTCTCGATCGCAAGTGGCGTGAACATCTTTATGAGATGGATTATTTGAAGGATGGTATTGGTCTGCGTGGTATGGGTCAGCGTGATCCGCTCGTTGAATATCAGCGTGAAGGCTACCAGATGTACAATTCGATGATTGAGGCAATTAAGGAAGAAAGCATTCAGCTTCTATTCCACATTGATGTCAATCAGATTGCTTCTACTGAAGATATTTCTTCTGACGATGAGCTTGATGAAGATGTTGCGCAAGCTTCGTCTGAGGTAGATGCTGAAGATCAAGCTGCTGGTATTGTTGGTCCTGCACCTTTGAGCCATGCTGAAGGCGATGTTCCATTAACCATGCGACCAAAGAATGAAGAATGGAAGACTCCATGGTCTGATGGACGTACATTCCCAGGAACAAATAAGAATGACGAATGCCCATGTGGTTCTGGTCGTAAGTACAAGCTTTGCCATGGTCAAAACGAAGCTGAAAATGAAGCTGAGTGA
- a CDS encoding lysophospholipid acyltransferase family protein, giving the protein MLYWFFVKGLGGIARMRIHPSAQGVKNVPKKGGAIIAANHLAVIDDALLPLTCPRMIHFMGKAEYFEGKGLKGRFKKWWFTSVGVFPVDRSGGAKSLGALNHAREILEKGQLFGIHIEGTRSPDGRLYRGHTGAARLALETGCPIIPVAIIGTRELQVHGQVIPAKGKTKAIYGEPIQVERVRDESEITHERLREITDKVTKSIQQMSGQEYVDEYAQTVKERMRQKREESNENK; this is encoded by the coding sequence ATGTTGTACTGGTTCTTCGTGAAGGGACTTGGGGGTATTGCCCGCATGAGGATTCATCCATCAGCGCAAGGTGTTAAAAATGTTCCTAAAAAGGGTGGAGCTATTATTGCTGCAAATCATCTTGCTGTTATTGATGACGCGCTTCTGCCATTGACTTGTCCTCGTATGATCCACTTTATGGGTAAAGCAGAATATTTTGAAGGCAAAGGTTTAAAGGGTCGTTTTAAGAAGTGGTGGTTTACTTCTGTGGGCGTTTTCCCTGTAGATCGTTCTGGAGGCGCAAAATCTCTTGGCGCTTTGAATCATGCTCGTGAAATATTAGAAAAAGGTCAGCTTTTTGGCATTCATATTGAAGGCACAAGAAGCCCAGACGGTCGTTTATATCGTGGTCATACTGGTGCTGCACGTCTTGCTCTTGAAACAGGTTGCCCGATTATACCTGTTGCAATTATTGGAACTAGAGAATTACAAGTGCATGGTCAAGTTATTCCAGCAAAAGGCAAGACTAAGGCGATTTATGGCGAGCCTATTCAAGTAGAGCGTGTTCGTGACGAAAGTGAGATCACTCACGAGCGTTTACGCGAAATTACAGATAAAGTAACTAAGTCTATTCAGCAAATGAGTGGTCAAGAATACGTTGATGAATATGCTCAAACCGTAAAAGAACGTATGCGTCAAAAACGTGAAGAAAGTAACGAAAATAAGTAA